In the Bacteroidales bacterium genome, AAAACCTAAACTCTTTTGAAAAATATGTCTAACTTATAGGGGGTTAAGACAAAAGTAACAAAAGAAAATTCAAGACGTTCATGTATTTTCTGTAAAAGCTACGATTTGTTTTTCTCCCCGAAAACAAACTCCTCGTTCAGTTAAAAAACCTGAACTCGTCAAACAGCGTTTTCTTAGCTTATAGCTTTCGCACAAAATCAAATCTTGTTTTACTACGAAAATCCCTGAAGGTCGAAATTTAACTTGTAAATTTAATATTCTGTATGTTATTCGTTCTGCGATTAGGAACATAATAATTTGTCATTTTTGTATTTATGTAAATTATTTTTTGTGTAATCCACATTCTTTATTTTCCGGTTCTTCCCACCACCAGCGGCCGGAACGAATATCATCTCCTTTGTTTATTGCACGTGTGCAAGGTTGGCAACCGATGCTTGGGAAATTTTTATCATGCAGAGTATTGTAAGGAACATTATTCTTTTTGATGTAATCCCAAACCTGTTGCTCCGTCCATTCATAAAGAGGATTTATTTTTATTAAATTATTTTCTTTATCCCATTCCACAAGTGGTGTAGCGAATCGGGTAATTGATTGTTCGCGGCGAAGCCCGCAAATCCAGGCATCCATGCCGGTTAATGCTCTTTTTAATGATTGTGTTTTTCTAATTTTGCAACAAAGTTTTCTGTTTTCAACACTTTCGTAAAAAAGATTAATGCCTTTTTTATTTACCATTTTTTCCACTTCTGTAAAATCAGGAAAAAATATTTTTATGTTTATGTTGTAATGTTTGTTAGTCTTTTCGAGTAATTCATAAGTCTCGGGAAATATTCTTCCTGTATCAAGTGTAAAAATATTTGCGTTAGGATTTATTTTTACAATCATATCGGTAATCACCTGGTCTTCCAACCCAAGACTGCTGGCAAATACAATTTTATTTTTGTATTCGTTAAAAAAATATTTCAGAACTTCCTGGGTTTCTGCTTTAGCAAACTTTTTATTTAATTCTTCGGTGTTCATTAAATATCGGTCAGCTTAAAAATATCTTTTACACGTATTCCTTTTTCAGTTTTATGTACGTTGCAGCATTCATGATGCGAATCGTGTTCGAAAAATAATATATAATTTTCATTTGCTGCAATTTCAAGAAAATCGGTTTTCTCTTTAAGGCTAAGTAAAGGTTGCACATCGTAGCTTGGTATATAAGCAATAGGGATGTTGGGAACCGCAGAAATGAAATCGGCCATAAAAATAATTTTTCTTCCTTTATAATCGATCACCGGAATCACTTGTCCCTGGGTGTGTCCATTTGTTATCAAAATGGAAATTCCATCAGCGAAGGAACCTTCTTTCATTATAAATTGCAATTTTCCTGATTCATAAAGCGACATATAATTTTCGGGATGATAGGATGCTTTTTCGCGGGGGTTAGGATTTATAGCCCAATCCCATTGTGCTTTTGAGCAATAATATGTTGCATTAGGGAAAAGCGCTTTAGTATTTTTATTTTCGGGATTAAAAACTACAGCGCCACCAACATGGTCGAAATGAAGATGTGTAAAAATTACATCAGTAATATCGTTGGGAGAAAAACCTTTTTCCGATAATGCTTTTTCCAACGTGTTGCCACGAATAAAAAAATAGGAAAGATATTTTTCACTTTGTTTATTTCCAATACCTGTATCGATTAGAATTTTACGGTTGCCGGTTTCAATAAGCAGCA is a window encoding:
- a CDS encoding phosphoadenylyl-sulfate reductase, whose translation is MNTEELNKKFAKAETQEVLKYFFNEYKNKIVFASSLGLEDQVITDMIVKINPNANIFTLDTGRIFPETYELLEKTNKHYNINIKIFFPDFTEVEKMVNKKGINLFYESVENRKLCCKIRKTQSLKRALTGMDAWICGLRREQSITRFATPLVEWDKENNLIKINPLYEWTEQQVWDYIKKNNVPYNTLHDKNFPSIGCQPCTRAINKGDDIRSGRWWWEEPENKECGLHKK
- a CDS encoding MBL fold metallo-hydrolase, with the protein product MDLHVIYTEDFKLDGGACFGVVPKSVWSKLYPPDENNNVDVCNRLLLIETGNRKILIDTGIGNKQSEKYLSYFFIRGNTLEKALSEKGFSPNDITDVIFTHLHFDHVGGAVVFNPENKNTKALFPNATYYCSKAQWDWAINPNPREKASYHPENYMSLYESGKLQFIMKEGSFADGISILITNGHTQGQVIPVIDYKGRKIIFMADFISAVPNIPIAYIPSYDVQPLLSLKEKTDFLEIAANENYILFFEHDSHHECCNVHKTEKGIRVKDIFKLTDI